CGCCATTGAAGAGGACGCGGACTTTGAAGCGTTCGCCGACGTGGACGTTGGCAGGGTTGTCTAAAGGAACGATTTCCAAATGTTGGCCGACTTGTTTGGTGATGATGGAGGTATCTGCGCTTTCGTGGCCGACATTGACGATGTTTTTACCAAACATTCTTGTTTGTTCGCAATAGCTTGCATCAGGCATTTCTTTGATGCTTGCCTGCTTCCAGCCCGCGCTGTTTTTTGACCAGAAAGTCGGTTGGTATTCGGCGGTTACCAAGTAGCTGCCGTCTTTGACCGGCAGTTTGCTGCGGTATTGGTAATTGTATGTGCCTTTTTGAATCATGTTTTCTTTGCCTTTTTCAGTCACCAGTTGCATGGGTTTGCTGAAAATGTGCAGGCGGTCTTTGGCGATCGGCTCAAGCTCAGGGAATTCGCCATAGCCTAATTCGGCTTCAAGGTATTCGCCGCCATGTGTGTGGGCGGTTTCAACCCAAACGCGATGGGCGTGTGCGGCAGTGCTGAACAGGAAGGCGGATGCGATAAGCAAAGCAGTTTTTTTCAAGATTTCTCTCCGATTTTCGATGTGTAGAAAAGATAGAATAAAATGGTTCGTTATAATATAACAAAATTATTTAAATTTAAAGAGAGGCCGTCTGAAAGTTTTCAGACGGCCTTTTAGATGATTGTTTTTTTGAATCAGATTATCGAAACGGTTTAATCCCCGTCACGACAAACGTCAATCGCTTCCTGCAAACTGCTGACGCCGTAGATTTTCAGGTTTGGAAATTCTTTGGCATTGCGTGGCATATTGGCTTTAGGAACGATGGCGCGTTTGAAGCCGAGTTTTTCCGCTTCTTTGAGCCGCTCTTGTCCGCGTGCGACAGGGCGGACTTCGCCGCTTAAGCCGATTTCGCCGAATACGACGGTTTTTTCGGGCATAGGGCGGTTGCGGAAGCTGGAGAGCATGGCGAGGATAACGGCGAGGTCGGCAGCAGGTTCGCCGATTTTGACGCC
The sequence above is a segment of the Neisseria perflava genome. Coding sequences within it:
- a CDS encoding DUF4198 domain-containing protein, with translation MKKTALLIASAFLFSTAAHAHRVWVETAHTHGGEYLEAELGYGEFPELEPIAKDRLHIFSKPMQLVTEKGKENMIQKGTYNYQYRSKLPVKDGSYLVTAEYQPTFWSKNSAGWKQASIKEMPDASYCEQTRMFGKNIVNVGHESADTSIITKQVGQHLEIVPLDNPANVHVGERFKVRVLFNGEPLPNATVTATFDGFDTSDRSKTHKTEAQAFSDTTDDKGEVSIIPLRQGFWKASVEHKADFPDQSVCQKQANYTTLTFQIGHSHH